GATGAGTTGTTGGATTTCGATGACGATCACCTCCCTGGTTGTGATCTAACTATCAGATTCGTGCCTCAAGGACAGCGCAATCAATCATGCGTTACGCCTACCGGTTGTGGTCGGAGAGATGCGCTTCACGGGAACTAACTGCGCATTCCCCTTGTTAACCCTGTGCAAAGCGCGCCAACAGGGCATCCCGGACAGTAGGTGGTACCCAGGCCGAGAAATCGCCTCCCAGCCCGGCAACCTCTTTGAGCAGTGTAGAGCTGAGAAAAACATAATGCGGGCTGGTGACAAGAAAGACCGTGTCAATGTCGGGAAAAAGGGACCTGTTGGCCAGAGCAAGGCGAGACTCGTAGTCGTAATCGGTGGCGGTGCGCAGACCTCGCACAATCACCGTTGCGCCCTCAGCACGAGCACAATCGCCTGTAAGATTCTGGTAAGTGACGACCCGTACATTCTTCAGGTGGGCCAGGGATGCCTGGGCCAGCCGGAAACGGTCGTCGGTCGCAAATAACAATCGTTTCGAGGGGGTGTCGTAGATTGCCACGACCACCTCATCGAAAAGCCCGGCGGCTCGCTCCGTGATGTCCACATGGCCACGGTGGAATGGGTCAAAGGAGCCTGGATAGAGGGCGACAACCATTAGCTGATGTCTCCTTCACCCTGCCAAAACTGCTTCGTCCGTCGGGCCAGTGCCAGATGTTCCGCCGCCGCCAGGTCAGG
This DNA window, taken from Chloroflexota bacterium, encodes the following:
- the coaD gene encoding pantetheine-phosphate adenylyltransferase, giving the protein MVVALYPGSFDPFHRGHVDITERAAGLFDEVVVAIYDTPSKRLLFATDDRFRLAQASLAHLKNVRVVTYQNLTGDCARAEGATVIVRGLRTATDYDYESRLALANRSLFPDIDTVFLVTSPHYVFLSSTLLKEVAGLGGDFSAWVPPTVRDALLARFAQG